One genomic segment of Arachis duranensis cultivar V14167 chromosome 4, aradu.V14167.gnm2.J7QH, whole genome shotgun sequence includes these proteins:
- the LOC107486810 gene encoding uncharacterized protein LOC107486810 gives MKENSTFTLENESLLSRPTYGGIKRYMRRRRYHRLDENGGTKTSKTVWLTGPPRPRRRWRIKAIRRLTWVAIRSPLKMWTKIKNAYMNFMLSSMNIDNPFGEKRIPKTHALPKNYSREEFEARLIFEISKALVASNELYTK, from the exons ATGAAGGAAAACT CTACATTCACTTTGGAAAATGAGTCTCTATTGTCTAGGCCAACTTATGGTGGCATCAAGAGGTACATGAGGCGGCGGCGCTACCACCGCCTCGACGAAAACGGCGGAACTAAGACCTCGAAGACAGTTTGGTTGACTGGGCCACCACGGCCGCGGCGGCGTTGGAGGATTAAGGCAATAAGAAGGCTAACATGGGTGGCTATTAGGTCACCATTGAAGATGTGGACAAAGATCAAGAATGCTTACATGAATTTCATGTTGAGTTCCATGAACATTGATAACCCTTTTGGTGAGAAAAGGATTCCAAAGACTCATGCATTGCCAAAGAATTATTCACGTGAAGAATTTGAAGCTAGGCTCATTTTTGAGATCTCCAAAGCCTTGGTTGCTTCTAATGAACTATACACCAAGTAA
- the LOC107486925 gene encoding uncharacterized protein LOC107486925 translates to METESLLPSNPTYYGGIKSNLRRRRYQRGSSGSGGRKTKVIRWLKRRPRKYWRIRTIPKLRWVIRSPLKMLTKLKNAYMNFMLRLAGNIGSLNTHNNIVVFGGKRIPKPRQFSMRFSGDAFEARLIYEISKTLVASHELNPM, encoded by the coding sequence ATGGAAACTGAGTCACTATTGCCATCTAACCCAACTTATTACGGCGGCATCAAGAGCAACTTGAGGAGGCGCCGCTACCAACGTGGCAGCTCCGGCAGCGGGGGAAGGAAAACAAAGGTCATAAGGTGGTTGAAAAGAAGGCCTAGAAAGTATTGGAGGATAAGAACGATTCCAAAGCTTAGATGGGTAATTAGATCACCTTTGAAGATGTTGACTAAGCTTAAGAATGCTTATATGAACTTCATGTTAAGGTTAGCCGGCAACATAGGATCATTGAACACTCACAATAATATTGTTGTGTTTGGTGGGAAAAGGATCCCAAAGCCTCGTCAATTTTCTATGCGTTTTTCTGGTGATGCTTTTGAGGCAAGGCTTATATATGAAATTTCCAAGACCTTAGTTGCTTCTCATGAATTAAATCCCATGTAA
- the LOC107486924 gene encoding uncharacterized protein LOC107486924, which produces MAWLRLDNRCDSESVASLPWLWSIQHAASCKEMDVTTLQSLVDVALVGEDGFCEKTRELISLRCLEAMFDPDSAHRVDCDDAAATSLDSRVRFAFSTTCGDVLRQIVGEVPVSNIIKDRVKLLKWDVSQFILHKRAVLKCDLVQLKESILDGTHPNADCLREAGRLQPQNGGCQVHLNGNAHCDLSKKDNGNCTYHANKEVKENSITTMLEKVTKQWKELLEKIKSCKRNQVESVNGNEHMTDCQQGKQVDISEWHVFQGSAKKIRHNESLNVESNKEKPISHGVGRYDRWFASKQLDSRSHNEVLHHEPQIPFSATMSLQHKSGDECNQEQEDEPIPTKVLPATGILHGNENDTVFEVPNVIGESESKRTEVPQVREPNATDDKAVEHTVNGCVIEVSSDETMGSDNDISESSSLKETNGCMRCKKDGKLLVCRTTTCSTMIHASCLTTSPHFDAEGDFFCPYCVYAKSISIYIEAKTKFFLARQGLERFICNDVWKVS; this is translated from the exons ATGGCTTGGTTACGCTTGGATAATCGTTGCGATTCTGAATCTGTCGCTTCACTTCCATGGCTTTGGTCCATTCAACATGCTGCAAGCTGCAAGGAAATGGACGTGACTACTTTACAGA GTTTGGTTGATGTAGCCCTTGTTGGGGAAGATGGTTTCTGTGAAAAGACAAGGGAATTGATTTCTCTGAGATGTTTGGAGGCAATGTTTGATCCTGATTCAGCTCATAGAGTTGATTGTGATGATGCTGCTGCAACTAGCCTGGATTCGAGAGTTCGGTTTGCTTTTTCGACAACTTGTGGAGATGTCCTTCGACAGATAGTGGGCGAG GTACCAGtgtcaaatataataaaagatcGAGTTAAGCTTTTGAAATGGGATGTTTCCCAGTTTATTTTGCATAAAAGAGCTGTTCTCAAATGTGACTTAGTGCAG CTGAAAGAATCAATCCTTGATGGTACTCATCCAAATGCTGATTGTTTAAGAGAAGCTGGGCGATTGCAACCTCAGAATGGGGGTTGTCAAGTGCATCTCAATGGCAATGCACACTGTGATCTTTCGAAAAAAGATAATGGGAACTGCACTTATCATGCAAACAAGGAAGTAAAAGAGAACTCAATAACTACAATGTTAGAGAAAGTGACTAAACAATGGAAAGAGTTACTTGAAAAGATTAAATCTTGCAAGAGGAACCAGGTTGAGTCCGTTAATGGTAATGAGCACATGACAGACTGCCAACAAGGAAAGCAAGTTGATATCAGTGAATGGCATGTTTTCCAAGGAAGTGCAAAGAAGATTAGACATAATGAATCTTTAAATGTTGAGTCCAATAAAGAGAAGCCAATCTCTCATGGAGTGGGTAGGTATGATAGGTGGTTTGCTTCCAAGCAATTAGACTCGAGAAGCCACAATGAGGTCCTTCATCATGAGCCACAAATTCCCTTTAGTGCTACAATGAGTCTTCAGCATAAATCTGGAGATGAATGCAATCAGGAACAGGAAGATGAACCTATTCCAACAAAAGTTTTGCCTGCAACTGGAATCCTTCATGGAAACGAAAATGATACTGTTTTTGAAGTTCCAAATGTAATTGGTGAGTCAGAGTCTAAAAGAACGGAAGTTCCTCAAGTGAGAGAACCAAATGCTACTGATGACAAAGCTGTGGAACATACTGTTAATGGTTGTGTGATAGAGGTATCAAGTGATGAAACAATGGGATCTGATAATGATATCTCAGAAAGTTCTAGTCTGAAAGAAACCAATGGTTGTATGAGGTGCAAAAAGGATGGTAAATTGCTGGTTTGTAGAACAACCACTTGTTCAACCATGATTCATGCAAGCTGTCTGACAACATCTCCTCATTTTGATGCAGAAGGGGACTTTTTCTGCCCATATTGTGTATATGCAAAAtctatttcaatatatattgaAGCTAAGACAAAGTTTTTCTTGGCAAGACAAGGACTAGAGAGGTTCATTTGCAATGATGTATGGAAGGTATCATAA